In Cryptomeria japonica chromosome 10, Sugi_1.0, whole genome shotgun sequence, a genomic segment contains:
- the LOC131076918 gene encoding cytochrome P450 CYP72A616-like isoform X1: MEWVFWGLAAFCAGLVWFLLKIATTIWWKPLQMKKFFEAQGISGPPYRLFYGNLPDITRMTDEQKSKPMTLSHDIFPRVFPYLHQCSRKYGQDFIYWFGPNAMLVVPHPELIKEILSTKFGNYPKPPANPLGRQLLGKGLVGLKGEKWAQHRRIINPAFHMDLLKGMIPTIVKSGANMLDGWSKLILSGASEIDVQKEFHDLTADVISRTAFGSSFTEGKHIFEMQTKQTILAVDARRSVYIPGFRFLPTAKNRQRWIVEKEIRRSLRQIIDARERTDITEKSGGYGADLLGLMMSESKEQGRVNVKSNGSLSTEEIIDECKTFYLAGHETTSVLLTWSIILLGIHQDWQERGRREVMEVCGKNTYPDADSLSRLKTVGMIINEVLRLYPPVLRMLRMAREPMKLGRLSIPAGTQLEIPILAIHHDPALWGDDANDFNPGRFNEGIAKAAKHPMAFMPFGAGPTICVGQNFAALEAKSVLAMILQKFSFVTSPSYTHAPLLVFTLRPQYGAQVIFRME; encoded by the exons ATGGAGTGGGTATTTTGGGGTTTGGCAGCCTTTTGTGCTGGTTTAGTTTGGTTTCTGCTCAAGATTGCAACAACGATATGGTGGAAGCCTCTGCAAATGAAAAAGTTCTTTGAAGCTCAAGGAATCAGTGGCCCTCCATACAGGCTATTCTATGGGAATTTACCAGATATAACAAGAATGACCGATGAGCAGAAGTCCAAACCCATGACACTCTCACATGACATATTCCCTCGAGTTTTTCCCTATTTACATCAGTGCAGCAGAAAATATG GTCAGGATTTTATTTACTGGTTTGGGCCGAATGCCATGTTGGTTGTTCCCCACCCCGAGCTTATTAAGGAGATATTGTCCACTAAATTTGGCAACTATCCAAAGCCTCCCGCTAATCCCCTTGGAAGACAACTGTTGGGAAAGGGACTTGTGGGTTTGAAAGGTGAGAAATGGGCTCAGCACAGGAGAATCATCAATCCTGCTTTCCATATGGATCTCTTGAAG GGGATGATTCCAACTATTGTTAAAAGCGGTGCCAATATGTTGGATGGATGGAGTAAATTGATATTGTCAGGTGCATCGGAAATTGATGTGCAAAAGGAGTTCCACGACCTCACGGCAGATGTTATTTCCCGCACAGCATTTGGAAGCAGTTTTACAGAGGGAAAGCATATCTTTGAAATGCAGACCAAACAGACGATCCTTGCAGTTGACGCACGTCGTAGTGTTTATATTCCAGGGTTCAG GTTTCTTCCTACTGCGAAGAATAGGCAACGTTGGATTGTGGAGAAAGAAATAAGAAGATCCTTAAGACAAATTATAGATGCCAGGGAAAGGACTGATATAACAGAAAAATCAGGTGGATATGGTGCCGATCTGCTTGGTTTGATGATGTCTGAGAGCAAGGAGCAGGGGAGAGTCAATGTAAAAAGTAATGGAAGCCTGAGTACAGAGGAAATCATTGATGAATGCAAGACTTTCTACCTTGCTGGTCATGAAACCACATCAGTACTGTTGACATGGAGTATAATACTGTTGGGCATACATCAAGATTGGCAAGAGCGAGGTCGCAGAGAAGTGATGGAAGTATGTGGAAAAAACACTTACCCGGATGCAGACAGCTTAAGTCGCCTCAAAACT GTGGGAATGATCATAAATGAGGTCTTAAGACTTTATCCACCTGTATTGCGTATGTTGCGAATGGCACGTGAGCCAATGAAACTTGGAAGGCTCTCAATTCCAGCAGGCACTCAACTTGAGATTCCCATCCTGGCAATTCACCATGATCCTGCTTTGTGGGGAGACGATGCCAATGATTTCAACCCAGGGCGATTCAATGAAGGAATTGCAAAGGCTGCAAAGCATCCAATGGCATTCATGCCCTTTGGTGCAGGTCCAACTATATGTGTGGGTCAGAATTTTGCGGCGTTGGAAGCAAAAtcagttttggctatgattctgcaAAAATTTTCTTTTGTGACTTCACCTTCTTATACTCATGCTCCTTTGCTTGTATTTACTCTACGACCTCAATACGGAGCTCAGGTTATCTTCCGCATGGAATAA
- the LOC131076918 gene encoding cytochrome P450 CYP72A616-like isoform X2 has protein sequence MFGPNAMLVVPHPELIKEILSTKFGNYPKPPANPLGRQLLGKGLVGLKGEKWAQHRRIINPAFHMDLLKGMIPTIVKSGANMLDGWSKLILSGASEIDVQKEFHDLTADVISRTAFGSSFTEGKHIFEMQTKQTILAVDARRSVYIPGFRFLPTAKNRQRWIVEKEIRRSLRQIIDARERTDITEKSGGYGADLLGLMMSESKEQGRVNVKSNGSLSTEEIIDECKTFYLAGHETTSVLLTWSIILLGIHQDWQERGRREVMEVCGKNTYPDADSLSRLKTVGMIINEVLRLYPPVLRMLRMAREPMKLGRLSIPAGTQLEIPILAIHHDPALWGDDANDFNPGRFNEGIAKAAKHPMAFMPFGAGPTICVGQNFAALEAKSVLAMILQKFSFVTSPSYTHAPLLVFTLRPQYGAQVIFRME, from the exons ATGT TTGGGCCGAATGCCATGTTGGTTGTTCCCCACCCCGAGCTTATTAAGGAGATATTGTCCACTAAATTTGGCAACTATCCAAAGCCTCCCGCTAATCCCCTTGGAAGACAACTGTTGGGAAAGGGACTTGTGGGTTTGAAAGGTGAGAAATGGGCTCAGCACAGGAGAATCATCAATCCTGCTTTCCATATGGATCTCTTGAAG GGGATGATTCCAACTATTGTTAAAAGCGGTGCCAATATGTTGGATGGATGGAGTAAATTGATATTGTCAGGTGCATCGGAAATTGATGTGCAAAAGGAGTTCCACGACCTCACGGCAGATGTTATTTCCCGCACAGCATTTGGAAGCAGTTTTACAGAGGGAAAGCATATCTTTGAAATGCAGACCAAACAGACGATCCTTGCAGTTGACGCACGTCGTAGTGTTTATATTCCAGGGTTCAG GTTTCTTCCTACTGCGAAGAATAGGCAACGTTGGATTGTGGAGAAAGAAATAAGAAGATCCTTAAGACAAATTATAGATGCCAGGGAAAGGACTGATATAACAGAAAAATCAGGTGGATATGGTGCCGATCTGCTTGGTTTGATGATGTCTGAGAGCAAGGAGCAGGGGAGAGTCAATGTAAAAAGTAATGGAAGCCTGAGTACAGAGGAAATCATTGATGAATGCAAGACTTTCTACCTTGCTGGTCATGAAACCACATCAGTACTGTTGACATGGAGTATAATACTGTTGGGCATACATCAAGATTGGCAAGAGCGAGGTCGCAGAGAAGTGATGGAAGTATGTGGAAAAAACACTTACCCGGATGCAGACAGCTTAAGTCGCCTCAAAACT GTGGGAATGATCATAAATGAGGTCTTAAGACTTTATCCACCTGTATTGCGTATGTTGCGAATGGCACGTGAGCCAATGAAACTTGGAAGGCTCTCAATTCCAGCAGGCACTCAACTTGAGATTCCCATCCTGGCAATTCACCATGATCCTGCTTTGTGGGGAGACGATGCCAATGATTTCAACCCAGGGCGATTCAATGAAGGAATTGCAAAGGCTGCAAAGCATCCAATGGCATTCATGCCCTTTGGTGCAGGTCCAACTATATGTGTGGGTCAGAATTTTGCGGCGTTGGAAGCAAAAtcagttttggctatgattctgcaAAAATTTTCTTTTGTGACTTCACCTTCTTATACTCATGCTCCTTTGCTTGTATTTACTCTACGACCTCAATACGGAGCTCAGGTTATCTTCCGCATGGAATAA